GAGAATTCCATACAGCAGAGCAACAAGCGTACCATCTTTTGCTGCCTCTTTCCACCTTTATCTTGTCCCCATCAGCATCTCCTTCCAATTCATTCTCCCTCGTGTTTATCTGTCTTCCCCTTAAATGTGCCTTTGTGAGATGCCTCAACCACTCCCAATGTCAAGTTTCACATTGTCACCACCctgtggctaaagaagtttctcctgaattctctattaATCAATAATAAATCTATTTTACATTGAAACTCTCCCACAGGTGGAAACATCTCTAACTTCCCACATCAGAGAAAACAGCACCAGCTTGTTCAATTTTTCCTGATGTGTACCACTTCTCAGTTCtggcatcatccttgtaaatttttTTTGCACCTTCCCCAGTGCCTCTAGATCCTTTTTATGCCATAGATATATTCCTTAACCATCCTACTCTGCAGATAGTGGTGTCTTAAATGGTACTTTTGAGAAATGCAACCTGCCAAAGTGTTATCCAAGTGGTGCTTTATAAAGAGGCACAGTACATCAGCATGTTACCTCCTATAAAGTACAGCAACATCTTGTACCCAGATCCTTGTCtattattacattttaaaaatgaggagGCCCAAACTGGTTGTGCTTGGGTGCGGCTgtagtttctttaaaaaaaaactaagctGGTTTATCACAACTGTACATTGGGGTCAGATATTCGCAGCGGGAGGGTAAACTGGAAAACACTTCACACGAGGCCCCTCTCAACAGCCTCCTGGCTGTATACGGAGTGGCTGAGGCCTGGGACCTGACATCCAGCATGCCTGTACAGTTACAATACGTGGCTAACTCAACTGGATTTTACAGGGAAAAATGACACCTTTTCTCGGCCTTTTGTTTCTGTATGggttcagaagtacttcattggggtCTTTACTTTTGGTTTTCAGATTATGGCGTCTGCTACAGAGGATTTGAATGCGGAGAACCAGTTTTCACCAGAGCCTGAAACCAGTAAGATTCCACATGGAGTTCGGGCTGATGCATCACCAGATGCAAAATGCCCCATCTGCCTAGACAGATTTGACAACATGTCTTACATTGATCGCTGTTTTCATAAATTCTGCTTTCGCTGCATTCAGGAATGGTCTCGAAACAAAGCTGAATGCCCCTTGTGCAAACAGCCATTTAACTCCATATTCCACAGTGTGCGGACCGAAAATGATTTTCAGGAGTATGTACTGAAGGCGACAGAGAATGGCTCGTTTGCCAGTCCGGGTGGGCAAAGGTTTAGGTACCGAACAACACTGACCCGGGAACGTCGCACGACCCATCAACGTCGGAGGTCCCCAGTTCTTCCCGTAATACCTGACAATGGAGTAGTATTCGAAGGACTTGGGCGCCAGCCCCGGGTGCATCAGGGACACAACTTGCGTCGGATGATGTTACGACTGGGCGCCCGGAGGAGAGCACAGTCCGAGGGCAGATCCATGCGCCAGGTCCAAGAACAAGAAATGATCAACTTTAGACGAGAATTGTACCGGTCAGGCTTGCGTGTCAGGAACGTCCAAGATGGGGGTCGGAGTCGAGACATTTCTGCCGAGTTCTTCCGCCGCAACGCAGCCTGTCTTCACCGACTAATGCCATGGTTGAAAAGGGAACTGTGCGTCTTGTTTGGCTCCCACGGTTCTGTTGTCAACATTGTGCAACATGTCATCATGTCTAACATCGTTCGATACAACATGGAAGACGGGGCCTTTCAGGAAGAACTCAGGCCCTTTTTACTCAGCCGCACAGACCATTTCTTGCACGAGTTTATAAGCTTTGCGCGGGCACCGTTCAACATGGAATCATATGACCAGCGCGCCAACTATGACTGTCCAGCTCCATCCTACGAGGAAGAAAGTGACTCAGATTTATCTGTAATCACAATATCGCCTGACACCGCTAACATTCAGGAAGAAGATAGACCCACTCCCAATCCTTCAGAATTAGCTCTTGGCCTAAGTCAGGCAACATGGGACGATGAAACGCCTGGCCCTTCTTACTCAGTGGCAGAGACCATGGAGTCGGTTAACTCCTCACCTGGTGAAACCTCTGCTGTTTCTGAGGAGATGCCACCACAAGCTGGATCCTCTTTACTTACGGTGTCAATAAAATCCGatccaagcacaaaggaagagggcTCAGCCCGTTCAGCCGATGACTGCTTAATAATTGGTTATGTGAAGCCTTTAGCTGAAAGGACTCCTGAACTTATTGAACTGAGCTCAGACTCTGAAGTTTCCGTACAGGCCACCAGCACCGAGGTTGTCAAACAGCCGATGCATTTACGATTCCACAGCACCAGCAGTTTGTCCTCGTCAACTAGATCGTCATCAGCTAGATCGTCTGTGTCCAGGGAGCGATTGAAAAGAAagaaattgaaacagaaaaaGAGTAACAAATCAAAAAGAGATAAGCACCGCAGTCATAAGAAGAGTTCCCATTCTGGGGGCAGTGCGTCACGTTCAAGCAGACGGAGGGAGAGGATTTCAAGCAGAGTTCGAGGCAGTTCGAAGGATCGATCAAGAATCCGACCACATAGTAGAGACAAGCATGAGTTTAGGAGGACTGAGCGATCAAGCACCAAGGACAGAACCATGGTGGCTTACCCTTACAGCAGAGGTGAATATCAAGCTAAAGACCGGAGCAGAAGAGCCGGCCGAGACAGATCTTCATCAAGAGAGAGGGCCAGATCAGGCAGCAGAGAAACCCATGCTCATCAAACCCGAGACAGGAGGCGATCAAGGAACCGAGAGCGAGCGCCATTCACCAGAAGTCGGACAAGGTCACAGAACAGTGACAGTGCCGTTTACAGGCATAGAGCTAGGTCACGTTCTTGGAGCAGAGGCTATGCCGCTCTTGGAGACAGGAGGAGGTCCAGAAGTCGGGAGAGGGCGTACAGCTACATGAGAGAATACCAGGAAAGAAACAGGGGGTTCTTATATCAGTGGGAAAGATATAGCTATCACAGTAGAATGAACGAAGGCCGTGATTCCGCGCCTCGAACCAGAGCTCACCACAGGAGAGGGTCACCGTGTTCAGATTATAGAATTCGATCTAGTTCTGAAAGCACAAGCTTCAGAAGCCCAAGTAGCCATAGGGATGATGTCTATTACCAATACAGAAGTTATCGATCAAGAAGCCCATCCAGTAGCAGATCTAGAACTACTTCTGGTAGAACTGATAAAATGAGACAAGAGAAACCTGGGGGCAAACGTAAATATAAAACTCATTATTTGGAAAGTTCTTCCAGCAAAAGTGCAAGTTTGCAGCTTTCTAATTTATCATCAGAAATTCACATGTTGCCCAGACAGGAGGGTGGTTCTCCTGGCCCTCTTTCACAGTGTAGCAGTAACTCAAAAAGCGGCTCCGTGTTACTTGAGAGTATGCTAGGCAGCGAGCCAAAGTGGAAAAAGCACAATGAGAAGACAAGAAGTGCAAGTGTGGAAATCGTGTACGAGGGAAGGGTAACAGAGGCAAGTCAGCGCCataaaagaaaaaagaaacacaaaaagaaacaaaaaagggGAAAGAGCAATGAATGGGCTGACAGTGAATGTCATTCACCCCTTGTGATAACCATTGAGAGCGATAGTGATGTAATTGTTACAAGTATGGAAGATGGCAACAGCACTGTAGACACAACCACTAACCTTAACGAAAACAATTTTGAACTTGTCGAGAAGTGTGTTCTTGAGACTGTGGAATCTCAGGATCTTCCTGATACAACACCGAATGTTTTCTTCAGGCACACAAGCACAGAATCCTTGGATGTTTGTGGACTGTCTGCAGATTCTGATCCTAGTCCTCCAAATTCAAATGAACAGACTCACCTTGACCAAGATGATGTCAGTCCAGTGACTGATACCGACTGTCACCAGAATTTCAAAGGGGAAGAGCAAGACCATGGACAGAACTGCTCTTCGCCAAAAAGGACTCTTTCTAAAAACTCTTCAGACAGACCACCTTTGATACTGAAAATCCCAAAGAGGTTCATTAACGGAGCTAACTTATTTAGCCGTCCAACGGAAAATGCATGAAAATTGTTTCTGAAGACAAAGTTGGCTTGAAATTGGATGTTGATCTGGCCTCccatccactccctccctcctccccaaccaccactttcccacccaccatGGGAATTTTATTAGATTCGTACAGTAGCACAAGAGAGGATTAAGAAGTGTGTGGTCATCAAGCTGGCATCATGTGTGtagatttgtttttaaaaaaaattcttgtgaCAAGACTGGTAACACTGTACAGATCAATCGTGTGCAGATACTGCTTAACAATGACTAAGAAGGTGTAGATTCCTATGCCAAATCTATCCATTGGAAATTTTATAAATATGGTGTATTAAGGTGGGACTATAAAAGTTGTGTGGGTTTATCTATTTA
This is a stretch of genomic DNA from Carcharodon carcharias isolate sCarCar2 chromosome 4, sCarCar2.pri, whole genome shotgun sequence. It encodes these proteins:
- the LOC121277212 gene encoding E3 ubiquitin-protein ligase Topors-like; this encodes MASATEDLNAENQFSPEPETSKIPHGVRADASPDAKCPICLDRFDNMSYIDRCFHKFCFRCIQEWSRNKAECPLCKQPFNSIFHSVRTENDFQEYVLKATENGSFASPGGQRFRYRTTLTRERRTTHQRRRSPVLPVIPDNGVVFEGLGRQPRVHQGHNLRRMMLRLGARRRAQSEGRSMRQVQEQEMINFRRELYRSGLRVRNVQDGGRSRDISAEFFRRNAACLHRLMPWLKRELCVLFGSHGSVVNIVQHVIMSNIVRYNMEDGAFQEELRPFLLSRTDHFLHEFISFARAPFNMESYDQRANYDCPAPSYEEESDSDLSVITISPDTANIQEEDRPTPNPSELALGLSQATWDDETPGPSYSVAETMESVNSSPGETSAVSEEMPPQAGSSLLTVSIKSDPSTKEEGSARSADDCLIIGYVKPLAERTPELIELSSDSEVSVQATSTEVVKQPMHLRFHSTSSLSSSTRSSSARSSVSRERLKRKKLKQKKSNKSKRDKHRSHKKSSHSGGSASRSSRRRERISSRVRGSSKDRSRIRPHSRDKHEFRRTERSSTKDRTMVAYPYSRGEYQAKDRSRRAGRDRSSSRERARSGSRETHAHQTRDRRRSRNRERAPFTRSRTRSQNSDSAVYRHRARSRSWSRGYAALGDRRRSRSRERAYSYMREYQERNRGFLYQWERYSYHSRMNEGRDSAPRTRAHHRRGSPCSDYRIRSSSESTSFRSPSSHRDDVYYQYRSYRSRSPSSSRSRTTSGRTDKMRQEKPGGKRKYKTHYLESSSSKSASLQLSNLSSEIHMLPRQEGGSPGPLSQCSSNSKSGSVLLESMLGSEPKWKKHNEKTRSASVEIVYEGRVTEASQRHKRKKKHKKKQKRGKSNEWADSECHSPLVITIESDSDVIVTSMEDGNSTVDTTTNLNENNFELVEKCVLETVESQDLPDTTPNVFFRHTSTESLDVCGLSADSDPSPPNSNEQTHLDQDDVSPVTDTDCHQNFKGEEQDHGQNCSSPKRTLSKNSSDRPPLILKIPKRFINGANLFSRPTENA